ATAGACGAGCCAATCGAATTTTTGTGCGGAGCTTCCTGGCTTCACTTGTAAACCCTGAATAACGAAGACCATCAAGGACAGCATGTTGGGTagagttgagaattttcatgCCGCCTTTTATGCAAGACAGCAAAAGCTTGGAGGCACAACGGAACCTCCCTGCCTTACAAAGATTGTGCACCACTGAGGTGTATGTAAAAGAATCCCTAATCTCCATACGTTCAAACATTTTCATCGCATTATCAACATAACCAGCTTTACACAACCCATCAATCACACAATTACATGCAACCAGGTTTGAATCATAGCCCAAAGTATTGATATAACTCAAATGTCGTTGGGCCCCTTCAATATTGCCCGCCTTGCACAATCCGTCAATTATAATTGTGTGGGTGTACTTGTCACAATCCAAACCTCCTTTCTCTATCTCATCTACCAACTTAAAGGCTTCTTCCAACTTACCTCCTTTACAATACAGATTAATTAGGGTGTTATAAGACACTAAATCAAGCTCAATGCCATTCTTGACCATCTGCTCCATGCAATCATTTGCCTCTTTTATCTTACCATTCTTAACCAAAGCACTGATGACAGTGCAGTATGCAAAGCCATCAAATGTGTAGCCTTTATTCTTCATCTCTGATAAGATTTCAAGACCTTGTTCAAACTGCCTAGATTTAAAGCAGCATTTCATAACTGTAGTGTAGGTTATGGCATTTGGTTGATGACCTGAGTCCCCAAGCTCCTTGAGGATCCTCCTTGCTGCCCCTAATCTGCCTGCCTTGCAAAGCccatcaattaaaatattataagtcacTAATTGGGGAACAAACTCATGACGCTGTAAATTCCTAAATAATCCAAGGGCATTATCTGTGTAACCATTTTTACAAAGACCGTTGATCATAATATTAAATGTAGCAGGACAGGGAGAAAGATTGCTAAGTATAATATCTCGGAAAACCCTATAAGCTTCATCCGGTTTTCCTGATTTAAAGAAGCAATGCATCAAAGTGTTGTAACTCCATACATCAGGAGGTATACCCACTTGAAGCATTTCTTCAAATAGATCCAAGGATTGTGGTAACAAGCACTTCCTGGAGGCACCAGCTAGCAAACAATTGTATGTAATAACATCTGGACTTATCCCAGCTTCTCTCATTCTATGAAGAATTGAATAAGCTGCATCAATGCTGATAATTCTACAATATGCATCAATCAGTGTATTGTAAGTTACAACATCCGGAAGTACCCCTAATCTTATACCATCAATTATAACCACCTCAGCTCTTTCCAGTTGCTTAGTTTTACAAAATGAAGCTATGCATATATTCAACAATCTAGTAGACAATCTGAAGCTCATTATTTGCTTCACCCCCCAGTAACTAGCAACGAGACCTGCAATCAAAAATACAATGTGTAAGATATATTCCattaattacatattatataattgataaaaaataaatcaactagCAAACAATTGAATGTAATAACATCTGGACTTATCCGAGGTTCTTTCATTCTATGAAGAATTGAATAAGCTGCATTAATGCTGAAAATTCTACAATATGCATCAATCAGTATATTGTAAGATACTACATCCGGAAGTAGTCCTAATCTTATACCAGCAATTATAACCACCTTAGCTCTTTCCAGTTGCCTAGTTTTACAAATCAAGCAATGCATATATCCAACAACCCAGTAGACAATCTGAAACtcattattattagtattattagtatttttattaattttttataagatctGTTTTGAGatagtgattttattttagtgAGATTCTTCCGCCCTTTCAACCCGTATACCTCTCAGTGTTAATTTCCTAGTGGAAAACCTTCCTAATTGGTAACCAATTCACACAAAAAAACCCTAGTACAAATCCTCTTTTCCCCAAAACAGTCCCTCCATCAAACCAACATCATCCTTGCGACCAGAACCTCCCCACGGTAAATCAAATTTTCTCCTACACCTGAAACCAGAGCTACACAGCAACCAAGCACCTACCTCGCTGGAAACCACCAAAGAGCACGCCGACGGTGAGCCCTCCGTCCTCCACAACGTGCGTCGACCCCTAAAGCTCTCTCCGTTACTCCCTCTCGTCAATAACCAAACAGCCCGTGTGTTTAGCTCA
This is a stretch of genomic DNA from Carya illinoinensis cultivar Pawnee chromosome 3, C.illinoinensisPawnee_v1, whole genome shotgun sequence. It encodes these proteins:
- the LOC122304152 gene encoding putative pentatricopeptide repeat-containing protein At4g17915 produces the protein MSFRLSTRLLNICIASFCKTKQLERAEVVIIDGIRLGVLPDVVTYNTLIDAYCRIISIDAAYSILHRMREAGISPDVITYNCLLAGASRKCLLPQSLDLFEEMLQVGIPPDVWSYNTLMHCFFKSGKPDEAYRVFRDIILSNLSPCPATFNIMINGLCKNGYTDNALGLFRNLQRHEFVPQLVTYNILIDGLCKAGRLGAARRILKELGDSGHQPNAITYTTVMKCCFKSRQFEQGLEILSEMKNKGYTFDGFAYCTVISALVKNGKIKEANDCMEQMVKNGIELDLVSYNTLINLYCKGGKLEEAFKLVDEIEKGGLDCDKYTHTIIIDGLCKAGNIEGAQRHLSYINTLGYDSNLVACNCVIDGLCKAGYVDNAMKMFERMEIRDSFTYTSVVHNLCKAGRFRCASKLLLSCIKGGMKILNSTQHAVLDGLRYSGFTSEARKLRTKIRLARLFH